The following proteins are co-located in the Parafannyhessea umbonata genome:
- a CDS encoding FAD-dependent oxidoreductase, translating to MQDNYEALNSPFSIGKVQIKNRFVMAPTTTGAYLAPDGSFSKEGIEYFVRRAQGGMGLVQTGALMTDYKIDEPGALGPSFMATPASRHAFAVSSAALLARLEAYGAKMFIQISAGLGRNSVGSYGPSANPYFGTTDKMNPVLTTEDVREKIKMMVDAARVVQQAGYPGVELHAIHWGYLLDQMASSLTNRRTDEYGGDLRGRMRMCTQIVQGIKESCGDDFAVSVRLGLKAYVRGFNQGSIDGEGEAYRTLEEGVQICRILEEAGVDALDVDTGTYDSFYYACPPTYVRRGYMEELARAAKEAVGIPVICGSRMGDVDADERCIEEGAFDAIAIGRPMLADPDLPKKIAIGRPDKIRPCIACNQGCLLRLFQGLPSGCAVNPLVGRDKDYAPTPALARKSVVVVGGGVAGMEAARTCAMRGHRVTLFEKSDDLGGHLISGGAHDFKGEVRELNLWYQGELEDWGVDVRMGVEATPELVDGLAPDAVILANGSSAVMPPIPGIDHPKTLGCIDALLHEERVGQRVVVVGGGLVGCEISLDLVNKGHDVTIVEALPSILSSGPAVPLPNAMYLRDAFAHHGTPILTSTRISSVTDAGAVVQGPDGVRTLPADTVVIAVGFRPNPSLAPSLRGHGYEVFEIGDERQVGNILTAIWDAYEVAHTI from the coding sequence ATGCAAGACAACTACGAAGCCCTCAACAGCCCGTTTTCCATCGGCAAGGTCCAGATCAAAAACCGCTTCGTGATGGCGCCCACCACCACGGGCGCCTACCTCGCGCCGGACGGATCCTTCAGCAAGGAGGGAATCGAGTACTTCGTGCGCCGCGCCCAGGGCGGCATGGGCCTCGTGCAGACCGGCGCCCTCATGACGGACTACAAGATCGACGAGCCCGGCGCCCTCGGCCCCTCGTTCATGGCGACGCCCGCGTCCCGCCATGCGTTCGCGGTAAGCTCCGCCGCCCTTCTCGCCCGCCTCGAGGCGTATGGCGCCAAGATGTTCATCCAGATCTCCGCTGGCCTCGGGCGCAACAGCGTCGGCTCCTATGGCCCCAGCGCCAACCCGTACTTTGGCACCACGGACAAGATGAACCCGGTCCTCACGACGGAGGACGTGCGCGAGAAGATCAAGATGATGGTGGACGCGGCCCGCGTGGTACAGCAGGCGGGCTACCCCGGCGTCGAGCTTCACGCCATACACTGGGGCTACCTGCTCGACCAGATGGCGTCCTCGCTCACAAACCGCCGCACGGACGAGTATGGCGGCGACCTGCGCGGCCGCATGCGCATGTGCACGCAGATCGTCCAGGGCATCAAGGAGTCGTGTGGCGACGACTTCGCCGTAAGCGTGCGGCTGGGGCTGAAGGCATACGTCAGGGGGTTCAACCAGGGCTCGATCGACGGCGAGGGCGAGGCCTACCGTACGCTGGAGGAGGGCGTCCAAATCTGCCGCATCCTCGAGGAGGCCGGCGTGGACGCGCTCGACGTGGACACCGGCACGTACGACAGCTTCTACTACGCCTGCCCGCCCACCTACGTCCGCCGCGGCTACATGGAGGAGCTCGCGCGAGCCGCGAAGGAGGCCGTGGGCATCCCCGTCATCTGCGGCAGTCGCATGGGAGACGTGGACGCGGACGAGCGCTGCATCGAGGAGGGCGCCTTCGACGCCATCGCCATCGGCAGGCCGATGCTCGCCGACCCCGACCTGCCCAAGAAGATCGCCATCGGGCGACCGGACAAGATCCGTCCCTGCATCGCGTGCAACCAGGGATGCCTGCTCCGCCTGTTCCAGGGCCTGCCCAGCGGCTGCGCCGTGAACCCCCTCGTCGGACGCGACAAGGACTACGCGCCCACGCCGGCGCTCGCGCGCAAGAGCGTCGTGGTGGTGGGCGGCGGCGTCGCCGGCATGGAGGCGGCGCGCACCTGTGCCATGCGCGGGCATCGCGTCACGCTGTTCGAGAAGAGCGACGACCTCGGCGGGCACCTCATCAGCGGCGGCGCGCACGACTTCAAGGGCGAGGTGCGCGAGCTCAACCTCTGGTACCAGGGCGAGCTGGAGGACTGGGGAGTCGACGTCCGCATGGGCGTCGAGGCCACGCCTGAGCTGGTCGACGGCCTTGCGCCGGACGCCGTCATCCTGGCGAACGGCTCCTCCGCGGTGATGCCGCCCATCCCCGGCATCGACCACCCCAAGACCCTCGGCTGCATCGACGCCCTCCTGCACGAGGAGCGCGTCGGCCAGCGCGTCGTCGTGGTCGGCGGCGGCCTCGTGGGCTGCGAGATCTCGCTCGACCTCGTGAACAAGGGTCACGACGTCACCATCGTGGAGGCGCTGCCGTCCATCCTGAGCTCCGGCCCGGCGGTGCCGCTGCCGAACGCCATGTACCTACGCGACGCGTTCGCCCACCACGGCACGCCCATACTCACGAGCACGCGCATCTCCTCCGTGACGGACGCGGGCGCCGTGGTCCAGGGACCGGACGGCGTCAGGACGCTTCCCGCCGACACCGTCGTGATTGCGGTGGGCTTCAGGCCCAACCCGTCCCTCGCG